The proteins below come from a single Nitrospiraceae bacterium genomic window:
- a CDS encoding response regulator: protein MSIHQKSGPPKVPIKDRILLVDDDRHHRTCLKEFPRAWGYVCQKQEMAHVEGLEILQKESVSIIITDNNMPQMDGLDFIEQVNHRYSQEILSIFLITAELSHLVRLRAFKNGVNRVFEKPLDFQELCNAVDWVTKFDIHQSTTNKYSSARYF, encoded by the coding sequence ATCAGCATTCACCAAAAATCCGGCCCTCCCAAGGTTCCCATCAAAGACAGAATCCTGTTAGTTGATGATGATCGACATCATCGAACCTGCCTGAAAGAATTTCCCAGAGCTTGGGGGTATGTGTGTCAGAAGCAGGAAATGGCGCATGTGGAAGGGCTTGAAATTTTACAGAAAGAGTCCGTCTCCATCATCATTACCGACAACAATATGCCACAGATGGATGGACTTGATTTCATTGAACAAGTGAATCACAGATATTCCCAGGAAATTCTCTCCATTTTTCTCATCACTGCCGAATTATCCCACCTTGTCCGTCTTCGGGCATTTAAAAACGGGGTCAATCGGGTCTTTGAAAAGCCCTTGGATTTTCAGGAGCTCTGCAATGCCGTAGACTGGGTCACAAAATTTGACATCCATCAATCGACGACCAACAAATACTCCTCCGCCAGATACTTCTAA
- a CDS encoding transposase encodes MTWCDWTLFITNAPEAWLPLNMVRALYTLRWQIELVFKQFKSILRVHHSTTSNEHRVRCELYGKWITAVWVHRLHTGANHRAVADRGPRDQPGEVVQATPGARLSACTTDDHLVQRKGGPICLVNSSRYCGTVPNSPNDHGMTTLAMLEARVDPQLSPEQNSS; translated from the coding sequence CTGACGTGGTGTGACTGGACGCTCTTCATCACGAATGCGCCTGAAGCCTGGCTGCCCCTCAACATGGTGCGGGCCTTGTATACGCTGCGCTGGCAGATCGAGTTGGTGTTCAAACAATTCAAATCGATTCTGCGCGTGCACCACTCGACCACCAGCAATGAACATCGAGTGCGCTGTGAACTCTATGGCAAATGGATTACGGCGGTGTGGGTGCATCGCCTTCATACCGGCGCCAATCACCGCGCTGTGGCTGACCGCGGGCCAAGAGATCAGCCTGGAGAAGTTGTACAAGCGACTCCAGGAGCGCGCCTTTCAGCTTGCACAACAGATGATCATCTCGTTCAGCGCAAGGGAGGGCCCATCTGTCTCGTGAACTCGAGCCGTTACTGCGGCACTGTACCAAACAGTCCCAACGATCACGGAATGACGACGCTGGCAATGCTGGAAGCCCGAGTCGACCCGCAACTGTCTCCAGAGCAAAACTCTTCTTAG
- a CDS encoding IS4 family transposase, which yields MAKATGFAQRQGVLQPYDFLVLMTLGQFGMKHPSLGGMVGALKARMSREALHQRFTASAAQFLKRCLHTILHQKFQGAGIRTMLLRPFGRVLLVDSSSWDVSPKLQKVWPGAGGNASPANCKIQVAYDYKQGELIFLEPTAGTVPDNRYTDRLPALLNPQDLVLMDQGYFKLRTLNAIMARDAYFLTRFMVGTTVEVAQTGAPLDLDRLLGPGARPDLGDPWCAWARGPQQTNSLPPRVLARESPDSPTTRRRVKAHAQQQGRTAQTLDI from the coding sequence CTGGCTAAGGCAACGGGGTTCGCTCAACGCCAAGGCGTGCTCCAGCCGTATGACTTCCTGGTGCTGATGACCCTAGGACAATTCGGGATGAAGCATCCGTCGCTGGGGGGAATGGTGGGGGCTCTGAAAGCCCGCATGAGTCGGGAAGCCCTGCATCAGCGGTTTACGGCCTCTGCCGCTCAGTTTCTCAAGCGCTGCTTGCACACGATCTTGCACCAGAAATTCCAGGGGGCGGGAATACGCACGATGTTGCTGCGGCCTTTCGGCCGCGTGTTGCTGGTGGATAGTTCGAGTTGGGATGTCAGCCCAAAGCTGCAGAAGGTCTGGCCGGGGGCCGGCGGGAATGCCTCCCCGGCCAATTGCAAGATCCAAGTCGCCTATGACTACAAACAGGGAGAACTGATCTTCCTGGAGCCCACCGCTGGGACGGTTCCGGATAATCGCTACACGGATCGGCTGCCCGCTCTCCTCAACCCGCAGGATCTCGTGCTCATGGACCAAGGCTATTTCAAGCTGCGCACTCTGAACGCCATCATGGCCCGCGACGCGTATTTTTTAACCCGGTTCATGGTCGGCACCACGGTCGAAGTAGCCCAGACCGGCGCGCCGCTTGACCTCGACCGCTTACTTGGCCCAGGGGCCCGTCCTGACCTGGGAGATCCCTGGTGCGCCTGGGCCAGGGGCCCTCAGCAAACAAACTCCCTGCCGCCTCGTGTGCTTGCGCGTGAGTCCCCAGATAGCCCGACAACGCGGCGGCGCGTCAAGGCTCACGCCCAGCAGCAAGGCCGGACCGCTCAGACGCTCGACATCTGA
- a CDS encoding PAS domain S-box protein, with amino-acid sequence MESPHFSKSSPPSDEEIHRKRLGDLTLSLGSSQGSPEQFSSKSEGSSHNTRLPETRQSKMSPSTPQSELQEELHALRQQVERFILASQGSREGLWVAEIRPGIPWYSPDCPVWYSPQFIAMLGYEESEFPGVLGSWEQRLHPDDRERVFEALTNHIEKRIPYHVESRLLTKSKGYRWFEATGEGTFDADGRLLRGGGTIRDITERKLAEDISRRNHALLDAVLEEMSDVVYVKDQDGRYLLVNPSGAEIMGKAIHEVIGKTDQEIFGTQAHVLFVEGDDLVMQSAGTQTFEVEVQEQHPVSRTFLVTKDSFGSLRDGQNGVLGFARDITFRKAAELIIQEREKRFRAIMENAYDLITEADAEGRFLYVSPNFKESLGYSPQDLLGTSVFAPVHPEDRDRVVEEFCQGMKTHGSGRSVYRYRHQNGEYHWFESTGRAFQTALGELRAVVISRDITQRKQWEDALEAIVKGNVIPGSPNFFEVLVGELAKALQVPMVFLSERIELNTSKARTLAFWKQDHFEPSSEYDCIGGPCEEVFQGNPVDQPSGVQHLFPRSETIRALGVEAYYGIPLFNAQNEVVGNLALLDTNPLVLSSQGHNLLKIFAARAGAELERKRAQEEVQNSQDKYRELYDQTPLIYFTVNSQGLILSVNQYGAQVLGYRVEELLGTSAFSVVYEEDRALFQSGLEKGLRESTKGILPEFRKVKKDGTIIWVKETIQAIEKQSGPRVWLLSCEDITERKRTEEALLLSEMQLRHTQKMEAIGTLAGGIAHDFNNILGAILGYSELAMAYATQDERLKSYLNEVVAAGNRARDLVKQILAFSRRSEKDKEAIDLRVVIQDVLKMVRASFPSSIEIRTSLDLESTVIYGDRTQMQQVIMNLCANAEYAMREEGGLLEIALGHECIPEEGIPGVGLCKAGSYLQVMICDTGKGIPLEMVERIFEPFFTTKPAGEGTGLGLAVVHGIVHNHGGGISVSSRPGEGTTFTVLLPRLDVIAPEKPEEIIAWPTGSERVLFVDDEEMLTRWGTQFLSHLGYTVVASVNPYEALDLFRAHPWDFDVVVTDQTMPTMSGEALSRALLGIRSDIPILLCTGFSHTMTQEKAKQLGIRAFLMKPVNGLSLALALRDILDMGSTPESTRIV; translated from the coding sequence ATGGAATCTCCCCATTTTTCAAAGTCTTCTCCTCCTTCCGATGAAGAAATTCATCGAAAGCGCCTGGGAGATCTGACGCTTTCCCTTGGATCTTCCCAAGGGTCACCTGAACAATTTTCTTCGAAATCGGAAGGTTCCAGCCATAATACCCGATTGCCCGAGACCCGCCAATCTAAAATGTCCCCAAGTACCCCACAATCTGAATTGCAAGAGGAATTGCATGCTCTTAGACAGCAGGTGGAGCGGTTCATTCTGGCCTCTCAGGGGTCTCGTGAGGGGTTGTGGGTGGCTGAAATTCGTCCGGGTATTCCCTGGTACTCCCCAGATTGTCCGGTGTGGTACTCCCCTCAGTTTATCGCGATGTTGGGGTATGAGGAATCTGAGTTCCCCGGAGTCCTGGGGAGTTGGGAGCAACGGTTACACCCTGACGATCGGGAGCGAGTGTTTGAGGCCTTAACCAATCATATTGAAAAGAGGATTCCCTATCATGTGGAGTCCCGGTTATTGACAAAATCAAAAGGTTATCGTTGGTTTGAGGCCACCGGGGAGGGAACCTTTGATGCCGATGGCCGGTTGCTACGAGGGGGAGGAACCATACGCGACATCACGGAGCGCAAGTTGGCGGAGGACATATCGAGGCGGAACCACGCTCTGTTGGATGCTGTCCTCGAAGAAATGAGTGATGTGGTCTATGTTAAGGACCAGGATGGTCGTTACCTCCTGGTGAATCCTTCTGGGGCGGAGATTATGGGAAAGGCCATTCATGAGGTCATCGGAAAGACCGATCAGGAAATTTTTGGCACCCAGGCCCATGTGTTGTTTGTCGAGGGGGATGATCTTGTGATGCAATCCGCAGGAACTCAAACCTTTGAGGTCGAGGTTCAGGAGCAGCATCCAGTGTCCCGAACGTTTTTAGTGACGAAAGACTCGTTTGGATCTTTACGGGATGGTCAGAACGGGGTCTTGGGTTTTGCTCGCGATATTACGTTCAGAAAAGCCGCTGAGCTCATCATTCAGGAACGAGAAAAACGCTTTCGGGCCATTATGGAAAATGCCTATGATCTGATCACGGAAGCCGATGCAGAAGGACGGTTCCTCTATGTGAGCCCGAATTTTAAGGAATCTCTTGGGTACAGCCCCCAAGATCTGCTTGGCACGAGTGTCTTTGCCCCGGTTCATCCTGAAGATCGAGACAGGGTGGTGGAGGAGTTTTGTCAAGGCATGAAGACCCACGGTTCCGGTCGTTCGGTCTACCGCTATCGGCATCAGAACGGGGAGTACCATTGGTTTGAAAGCACCGGACGGGCCTTTCAAACGGCGCTTGGGGAACTGCGCGCTGTCGTCATCTCGCGCGATATCACGCAGAGAAAACAATGGGAAGATGCACTGGAGGCGATTGTCAAAGGCAATGTGATCCCCGGCTCTCCAAATTTCTTCGAAGTCCTTGTCGGTGAATTGGCGAAAGCACTTCAGGTGCCCATGGTCTTTTTGTCAGAGCGGATTGAGCTAAATACCAGCAAAGCCAGGACATTGGCTTTTTGGAAGCAAGACCATTTTGAGCCTTCCTCCGAGTATGATTGTATTGGAGGCCCTTGCGAAGAGGTGTTTCAGGGTAACCCGGTGGACCAGCCTTCCGGTGTCCAACACCTCTTTCCCCGGAGTGAAACGATTCGAGCTCTGGGAGTTGAGGCGTATTACGGGATTCCTCTTTTTAATGCTCAGAATGAGGTCGTGGGAAATCTAGCGCTTTTGGATACCAATCCGCTTGTTCTTTCCTCTCAAGGGCATAATCTTTTGAAGATTTTTGCCGCACGGGCAGGTGCGGAACTGGAGCGCAAGCGGGCACAGGAAGAAGTCCAAAACAGCCAGGACAAGTATCGTGAACTCTATGATCAGACTCCATTAATTTATTTCACGGTGAATAGTCAGGGTCTCATTCTTTCCGTGAATCAATATGGGGCTCAAGTATTGGGGTATCGGGTTGAGGAATTGCTCGGCACCTCTGCGTTTTCCGTGGTCTATGAGGAGGACCGTGCCCTGTTTCAATCAGGTCTGGAAAAGGGGTTGCGTGAATCCACCAAAGGTATTCTTCCTGAATTTAGAAAAGTCAAAAAGGACGGGACCATCATTTGGGTGAAAGAGACGATTCAGGCCATTGAGAAACAGTCAGGGCCTCGGGTGTGGTTACTGTCTTGTGAGGATATCACCGAGCGGAAACGGACCGAAGAGGCTTTATTACTGAGTGAGATGCAATTGCGGCATACCCAAAAAATGGAGGCGATCGGGACCTTGGCCGGGGGCATTGCCCATGACTTTAATAATATTTTGGGTGCGATCCTGGGATATTCCGAATTGGCGATGGCCTATGCTACGCAGGATGAACGCTTAAAATCGTATTTAAACGAAGTGGTCGCCGCCGGGAATCGGGCCCGTGATCTTGTGAAGCAAATTTTAGCCTTTAGCCGGCGCTCGGAAAAGGATAAAGAGGCCATTGATCTGCGAGTGGTCATTCAAGATGTTCTGAAAATGGTCCGTGCCAGCTTTCCTTCCTCGATTGAAATTCGAACGTCTTTGGATCTTGAGTCCACGGTGATTTATGGTGACCGGACGCAAATGCAACAAGTGATTATGAATCTGTGTGCCAATGCGGAATATGCCATGCGGGAAGAGGGCGGTCTGTTGGAAATAGCCTTAGGTCATGAGTGTATTCCTGAGGAAGGAATTCCTGGCGTGGGCCTATGCAAAGCCGGTTCCTACCTTCAGGTGATGATTTGTGACACAGGAAAGGGTATTCCTCTCGAAATGGTCGAGAGAATTTTTGAGCCATTTTTTACCACCAAGCCTGCAGGTGAGGGCACGGGACTCGGGCTGGCGGTTGTCCACGGGATCGTCCACAACCACGGGGGTGGCATTTCGGTGTCCAGTCGTCCGGGGGAGGGCACGACCTTTACGGTACTTCTTCCGCGCTTGGATGTGATCGCGCCAGAAAAACCTGAGGAAATCATTGCCTGGCCGACCGGGTCGGAAAGGGTCTTATTTGTGGATGATGAAGAAATGCTGACCCGCTGGGGGACGCAATTTCTCAGCCATTTAGGCTATACCGTTGTGGCGAGCGTCAATCCGTATGAAGCGTTAGATTTGTTTCGAGCACATCCGTGGGATTTTGATGTGGTCGTGACGGATCAAACCATGCCGACGATGAGCGGGGAGGCCTTATCTCGTGCCTTGTTAGGTATTCGATCAGATATTCCCATTCTGTTGTGTACGGGGTTTAGCCACACTATGACTCAGGAGAAAGCCAAGCAACTCGGCATTCGGGCTTTCTTGATGAAGCCGGTCAACGGGCTGTCTCTGGCTCTTGCGCTCCGGGACATCCTGGATATGGGATCCACACCGGAATCGACCCGTATTGTTTGA
- the thiD gene encoding bifunctional hydroxymethylpyrimidine kinase/phosphomethylpyrimidine kinase, with product MKKAVCTIAGSDCSGGAGIQADLKAMSANGVFGMSVLTSITAQNTRGVSAVFHLPISIITAQLDALFSDIPVTVIKTGMLATSDIITTVSRHLAKQHLEHLVVDPVMVAKGGYPLLEQEAIATLKTELLPQASLLTPNIAEAEMLSGLSIKTLAHAREAAKVIHQFGCQHVLIKGGHLLEQPGTDLLYDGRFFRMFKGGFIQTNTTHGTGCTLASAIAANLAKGKSIPDAIEAAKHYTTEAIRHGLPLGQGNGPTDHFYFLQA from the coding sequence ATGAAAAAAGCTGTTTGCACCATCGCCGGCTCTGATTGTAGTGGAGGGGCCGGCATTCAAGCCGATCTCAAAGCCATGTCCGCAAACGGGGTGTTCGGAATGTCGGTGTTGACGTCCATTACCGCACAAAATACGCGTGGCGTCTCTGCCGTTTTTCATTTGCCTATCTCGATCATTACCGCACAACTCGATGCGCTCTTTTCCGATATTCCTGTCACCGTGATTAAAACCGGAATGCTGGCGACCTCCGACATCATCACAACCGTCAGTCGGCATCTGGCCAAACAACATCTCGAACACCTGGTTGTTGATCCGGTTATGGTCGCGAAAGGAGGGTATCCACTGCTGGAACAGGAAGCGATCGCCACTCTGAAAACCGAATTGCTTCCTCAGGCTTCCCTGCTGACCCCAAATATTGCCGAAGCCGAAATGTTATCCGGCCTCTCCATTAAAACTCTGGCCCATGCCAGAGAGGCGGCGAAAGTCATTCATCAATTCGGCTGCCAACATGTCCTGATCAAGGGCGGGCACCTGCTGGAACAGCCTGGAACCGACCTACTCTATGACGGCAGGTTTTTCCGCATGTTTAAGGGGGGATTTATTCAGACGAATACGACTCACGGAACCGGCTGTACCCTGGCCTCTGCCATTGCCGCCAACCTTGCCAAGGGGAAGTCCATCCCCGATGCGATTGAAGCCGCTAAACATTATACGACTGAGGCCATTCGTCACGGCCTTCCTCTTGGCCAGGGAAATGGCCCCACCGACCATTTCTACTTTCTGCAAGCATAG
- a CDS encoding alpha/beta fold hydrolase: METASPTNSWDGRTEAPVSFTGSSGIVTTGIFAQPAASTNRAVILCHGFPSDKNSRTNRRLTDLLIPQSIATFRFDWYGMGDSPEPLSQLRIKKCEEQLDAAIHFLTERSMKALGLIGSSFGGFMAILSAPRYPHLQALGLKCPVVDFSEVLRLELGADAMDRWKRTNHIPDVFGGDRPTPLPYAFFEECLSYDGYNSASRVQAPTLIVHGDQDEIIPVHQIDRLLTSLSVPKDFRLIPGANHQFGRPEDFRLMTTHLANWMIAHLPLS, from the coding sequence GTGGAGACCGCATCGCCCACAAATAGCTGGGACGGGAGGACTGAAGCTCCTGTCAGCTTTACCGGTTCATCCGGCATTGTGACGACAGGGATTTTCGCCCAACCGGCTGCTTCCACGAATCGAGCCGTAATCCTTTGCCATGGATTTCCCTCCGATAAAAACAGTCGAACCAACCGGCGGCTAACGGACCTTCTCATTCCTCAATCCATCGCAACGTTTCGATTCGATTGGTATGGGATGGGTGACTCACCGGAGCCCTTGTCACAGCTCCGCATCAAAAAATGTGAGGAACAACTGGATGCGGCCATCCACTTTCTCACCGAAAGATCCATGAAGGCTCTCGGACTCATTGGTTCCAGTTTTGGTGGATTCATGGCCATACTTTCGGCACCCCGATATCCTCATCTCCAGGCCCTGGGCCTGAAATGCCCCGTGGTCGATTTTTCTGAAGTGCTTCGCCTGGAATTGGGAGCAGACGCCATGGACCGATGGAAACGCACCAACCACATACCTGACGTCTTTGGTGGCGACCGTCCGACACCCTTGCCGTATGCCTTTTTCGAGGAATGCCTCTCCTATGACGGCTACAACTCAGCTTCACGCGTTCAAGCCCCCACACTGATTGTGCATGGGGATCAAGACGAAATCATTCCGGTCCATCAGATTGATCGATTACTGACGTCTCTGAGCGTGCCCAAGGATTTTCGTCTCATTCCCGGTGCCAACCATCAATTCGGACGGCCGGAAGATTTTCGTCTCATGACCACCCATTTGGCCAACTGGATGATCGCTCATCTGCCTCTCTCTTGA